CAGGGCGACCTCAGATCGGGATGAATGCTTCAGGTCGGTGGGCCTACCTTAGAACCCTCTACGTTCTCTGCGCCTCGGCGGTGGCATCAAGGATGCACCGCATGGACGCCGAGGGTACCGGGTCTCTCGCCGAACGGCGCATTAGGATGTTCCTACCTCTGTGCGAATCTGCTGATAGAGGGTCAGCCATTGGGCCAGAATCTTTTGTTCGTCAAACTCTTGTATAGCGATGGCCCGGCTCGCCCGCCCCATCTGTTCCCGCAAGGCGGGGTCTTGGGCCAAGCGCTCGATGGCCTCGGCCAGGGCCTGTGCATCCCGCACAGGCACGAGGAATCCGTTCTCCCCGGGCCGCACGACGGCCCGACATCCCTCGATGTCGGTCGCCACAAGGGGCAGGCCCGTCGCCGCCGCCTCCAACAGAAATCGCGGAACGCCTTCGTGATAACTCGGTAGGACGGCCACATGAGCTTCCCGCAGGAGTTCCGGCATGTCCTCCCGGTGCCCCAACCATTCGATGAGCCCCTCCCGCGCCCAGGCCCGGACCTGCGCCTCAGGTACGCAGGCCGGATTGCCGGGGTCTGGACTCCCGATGAGGCGGAGCCGCACCCGGAGCCCCTTCTGCCGGAGGATTCGGGCGGCCTGGACAAACTCCCCCACGCCCTTGTCCCACAAGAGCCGGCCGGCCATGAGAACCGTCAGCGGCCCCTCCGACCCCTTTCCGACCGGTCCACCCCCCGCAGGCCGAAACCGCTGAATGTCCACACCGGTGCTAACGATCACCGTGCTTCGATGGGCCGGGACCCACCCCCTGCGAAGGAAGAACGCTCGGTCTTGCTCGTTCAGGAACACGGTCCACGTGTTCGGCCTATGCAGGGCATACCGCAGGAAGGGGATAAGCCCCCACCGCAGCAGCCTGGCTTTGAGATGGTCCGAAAACATGAACCCCAGCCCCTCAAAGGTATTGATCGCGGTCGGTCGAATGCTCCCCCGATGGTTGAGACTTCCCCACCGTGCCGCCAAGGAACCATACAGATTCGGCTTGATGGTAAAGTGGTGGACGATATGGGGACGTTCCTCCTGATAAATCCGCACCAATTGCCAGAGGGCCCGCCCGTCCTGCAAAGGATTCAGGCTCCCTCGATCCAAAGACCACGGGATACACCGGAACCCCTCTGCCCGAATCCGTTCGAGAAACTTCCCGAAGGGGAAGACCAAAACGACCTCGTAACCGTGCGCCCGCAGGGCCCGCGCTAAGGGTAGGCGGAAGTTATAGATGACCCAATCCCAATTGGCGACCAGCAGGACTTTGGGGGCACAAGATGGCATGGTCACGTACAAGATGCGGGATAGGAATGAGAAATGCCGAATGCGGAATGGAAATCCAAGTCCCGCTCGCAAGAGCGGGGTCCGGCACCATGGGGTCCAGCACCATAAAGAGCAAAGAGCATAGGGATCTTGGCCTTGGCTCTATGGCCTTTGCCTTAACGGAGGAGGCTGGGATTCGGGAGTAGTCCCCTCACCTGACCTCGAGGACCTGAAATCAACTTAATGCTAAGTTTATCATATTTCACTGCAATCTATTCAATAACTCACTGTATAGTGCGGTAATCTTATTGGCCATCTTCTCGGCAGAGAAGTCAGATGCTACGACTTCCTGCCCCCTTTTGCCCATTTGCCGAGCTTGATCAGGATTCTTTAAGATCCACGCAACCCCCTCAGCAAATTCATTAGGATCACCTGGCTTCACCAGTAACCCGGTTTCACCGTGACGTATGATTTCGGTGAGCGGCGCAATCTTGCTTGCTACAACAGGCTTGCCGGCGGCCATGGCTTCGATGATCACCTGCCCGAAGCCCTCTGAGCGAGAGGCAAGAGCGAAGACATCAATACTGTGAAGGAACGAAGGGATGTCACTTTGGAATCCAAGAAAGCGCACATGTCTGTCCATGCCCAGTTGTATCACCAACCTTTCCAATACACGCCCATAGCTCCACGGATCGTGCCCTGCAATGAGTAGTGTTGTTTGTGGGAATTCACGAACAACGGCGGGCATCGCTCGGATCAGGAGGTCGTGCCCTTTTACGGGCTCCAAGCGCCCGACGCTTCCGATGAGCAATCTTCCCTCAAGCCCCCAGGCAGAGCGCAGGTCTTGGGCAGGGGATACCCACCGCTCGAGCTCGATGCCGTAGTAGACCACTTGGACCTTTTCGGGAGGAAGCCCAAAGCCCTGTACCAGCCACTCCCTCACTGCCTTGGAGATGGCAATGATACGGTCGGCCCGACGCCAAACCGGTCCAAACAGGGGAAGCGCCCTGCGCCCGCGCCAATGGTTAGCATAGATACCGTGCACCGAGCAGACCCACGAACCCGAGAACCCACTCCGGCAAGCCAGGAAGCCCAGCAGGTCCGCACGGGGGAGGTGAGTATGGAGGATATCTGGCTTCTCTTGCTTGAGCAGGCGGCGCAACCGGAGCCAGGGCCGCACGAACCTCACGCCGTCGCCCCTGAGATTGAACACCGGAATCCCCGCCGCCTCAAAGTCGCACTGAAGAGGACGGCTACCGCGGCCCTCCTTCAGGTAAGCGACCACGACCTCCACGCCCGCCTGCTTCAGGTAACGACAGAGCGTCAGCAGGTGGAGTTCAGCGCCGCCAGCGGAAAGGGTATTTATGACATGAAGAACGTTCATCCCAACTCGTTCTCTGAGCGAAAGCAGCCTGTGGCAAGAAACCAGTCATAATCTCAGTGGTCGGGATTTACATTTCTCGGGTTGCGCTTTGCCCTGTCCAATGCAGCGCCAGCTACTGCTTCAGTGAGCGCCATCCGCCCGCTCAATTGGCGATTTTGGTTGACAGCGACAGCCAGTCCCAAAAGGACCCACAGGAGATACGATATTAGGGATCCAGGTAGTATCCACGCAGCTGTTTGATTGCCAACGGCCAAGGACAACAGCCATAGGTATCCAGCCGCGAAACTAGTCCCTTGTTCACCCGAGGCGCGCACCTCTGCCCGTTGCAGGGTTCGGCCGGAAGCAACGACCATCCAGATGAAAATTGCCAGCGCGATGATGCCCCCGTCCGTTAGAACCTGGAGAAATTGGTTGCCTGTCGTCACAACAAAGTTAGGCGCGAAGCCGCCTAACTCCTTAATCGCTAGCTCTACAGCCCCATAGTCCAAAGCTACATAGCGGAAGCCCGTAAATCCAACCCCCGTAAGAACATTGTCTGCAAATACCCGCAGCGCTATACTCGCCGTAAGCCACCGCTGCATAACGCCGCCCTTAAGGACTTCCCCCTCCAGAAGCCGCGACAGCATGCCGCCTAAGTCAAACCAGACTGCGACTGAAAGAGCCGCAAAAAACCCGAGCACCACCAATATTAACCGAGCGGGCCCTCTTCCAAAGTAATGGCGCCTGTGCCATGCAAGAACTAGCAGCCCAATGACTAAGGAGATCAAAGCCCCTCGGGTACCCGTCAAGATGATGGCCGTCCCGAAGAGCCAAGCTCTTAAGAAATTCCGTAGCAATAGCTGCTTATAGACGAAATAAATCAATAGGAAACCGACTTGGTCACCAAGTGGCCCGAAGTACCGTATCACGCTCTCCTGAACCTGAACCTCGCCGAGCGGCTTTCCAATCTGGATCAACCAGATGTTCAAATAAATAGTAGCGAGCACCAAGTAACCGGCATAGTCGAGATACCGTTCAGCGCGAGCTACATGGACCTGTGTTCTCACAGCCTGAGCCGTCAAAAACACAACAGACGCTTGCGCTACTAACCTTAAGAATGCTACGATTTCCCCGACAAACACCTCACTTCCAAAACGAAAGTAAGCCGCCAAGGTAGCTGCCAGCAGTGTGCTGAGAAAAGCTACGATGGTCCGATACACAGGCTCAACGTGCAACTGCGAGCGCGCCAACATGATGCGAACCGCGGTCTTTAATGCAACGCCAAGAAGCACAAAATCAAACACCTGGATATCCGCTTCGCCAATGGAAGGAACCGGACCCAGGACACCAGCAGCTGACAGCACCATGAGGGCTGGAATTCCCCAGACAAGCAGAACCCGGCTTGGGAGCAGAAACGCCCCCGCCCCGCCCACTAGAAGAGCGACCCAGGAGGCCTCCATGTCACTCCGTCTTCTTCCGTGCGCAAATCAGATAGCTCAATGGGTACGACCCTATGAGCGGCGTGCCCTTCCCAAAAACTCGAATCAGACTGAAGAGGATGACATCCCCAAGAAAGCCCAGCAAGACTAAAAAAGCGCCGACGATAGGTATTTTGATCAAGGGCCACAGCAACGCAATGGTCGCCAGAAACGGGCCTCCGCCGACAGGGATCGTCTTGACTCGCACGAACCCCGCTCCCTCACAAAGCATCGCCAGCGCTGTGTCGGTCATGCGCCAGTAGTCCAACGGCGACCCATGCACACGGTGAAGGAATGGCACGACAACTATCACCACACCGCCGTCACGGAGGATCCGGTGAGCCTCACAGAAATACAGCCAAGGATCCTTTAAGTGCTCCACTAGCCACGTGGAGATACACAGGTCAAATGTTCCATCACGAAATGGCCAAGGTGAGGATAGATCCGCTACAACTGTTGGATGGACACTTGGATCAAGATTCGCGAAGATGACAGTGCTGACTGTTCCAATGCTGGAGAGGAGCACATGTTCCGATCCCGCGTTCGGTCCACCCCCGGCTACGAGAACCCGTGCGTCTCCCTGCAAACCTCGTGCGAAAGCGGCCAGTGTCAGTTCAGTCAGTACTCGGGTAGGAGTGGCCCTACCCAACACGAGGGGCCACAGCAGGTAAAGTCTTCCAAGAATACTCCGTCGCAATCGCTATCGCCTCGCTTCAGAATGCGTTGAACGCTTTGCCTCAGAGGCACTGCCTAGAATCTCAATCATCTTCTGCGCTAGGCCATTAAGGCTATGGCGTTCCAAAACTCGCTCACGGAGGTAGGCGCCGATGAGATCCCTCTCACAGGCATCCAGATCAAGCACCCACAGAAGACGCGCCGCCAGCGCCTCCGCATTCCCATATGGGAAGAGCAACATCCTGGCGTACTCCCCCATCGTCTCCCGAAAGCCTTCGTTCGCCGCCACACATGGTCGCCCGCAGGCCATGGCTTCCCAGGCCACCTTGTCCCCAAAGCCGGTGGGGGTCAGGTTGACATGGACGGTGCACCGCCGATACCAGCCCGGCAAAGCACTCTGGGGGACAGGCGGATGGAAGCAGACGATATTCTGAAGGTCAAGTTCCTCCACCATCCGTTGGAGGGAACGGATGTAAAGCTCGTCTTGCGGCCCTGCCGGCCCACCCAGAATGACCACCCGAAAGGGCTTTCCCCAGCGCTCCCGTAGCAAGGCCGCAGCCCGGACCAGGGTCGGGTGGTCCTTTACAGGGGAAAGACGCCCTACGCACAGGATCAGGGGCGGCTCCTCCAGGGGCGTGCCGTCAGGGCTGAAGAGGTCGGTATCAATGCCTTGGCCCACGACCACCAGTTTGTCCTTGCGGTAAGGATACGCCGTCTCCACGCTGGCGACCATTCGGTCGGAGAGGCGATGGGCGAGTTTCAGGGTCCAGGTGAGGCTGGGGTGGGCATACCAGGTCACGATGGGAATACGGCGGGCTTTGAGCACCGGCGCCGCCAGAACACTGAAGATGGGGATCATGTGGGAGAAGCAGGCGTCAATACGGTCCTCGCGGAGGATGCGGAACAGATGCCGGTAGAACTCCACGGCCCGGCGAGGCTCGCTGTAGCCCTTCTCCTTGCCCACCGAGTAGACGCGGACATTTTCAGGCACATCAATCCGTCCCGCCCGCATGGTGATGACATGGATGAATTCCACCCGTTTGGCTAATGCTTGAATCCAGCGGGTGGTGAAACCCAGAATGGGGTCGTCGGCGTCCGTCGCCAAGTTGAACAGAAGCAGCCTCATCAGGAGTTCAAAACCTCCTGTGCCATTTCAAACAGCCGCCGGTAGCCCGCAAGGTACGCTTCGGGAGAAAAGAACTTACACGCAAACTCCCGCGCACGATGGCCCATGGCCTCCGCCTCCTGGGGGTGCTCCAGCACCCAGCGCAGGCGCTCCGCAAGCACTTCTTCATCGCCCGGAGGCACCAGGAAGCCTGTGATGCCGTCCTGAATGACTTCCGGAATGCCACTAACAGCCGAAGCAATCACTGGGATGCCTACGGCCATCGCTTCAAACACCACCCGAGGCAACCCTTCTGAGTATGTAGGCAAAACGAAGACACAGGCCCGGCGCATCCGCTCTGCCAGTTCTGCCTGCGGGATCTCCCCCACAAAAGACACCCGGCCATCTAACCCAAGCCGGGCGACCTCGCCGCGGAGTTCCTCCGCATACTCCCGGTTTTCCTCCCGTCCCACAATTTCCAGTCGGGCTTCAGGGAACCCCAAAGCAACTTTCGCGAAAGCCCGTACCAGATGGTGCAGGCCCTTTCTGGGAATTAACACCCCTGCATAAAGGACAATGGGCTCCCGCAGGCCATTCCGACAGCCGGCCTCCAGGAAGGCCTCAATG
The DNA window shown above is from bacterium HR11 and carries:
- the mshA_3 gene encoding D-inositol 3-phosphate glycosyltransferase, producing the protein MRLLLFNLATDADDPILGFTTRWIQALAKRVEFIHVITMRAGRIDVPENVRVYSVGKEKGYSEPRRAVEFYRHLFRILREDRIDACFSHMIPIFSVLAAPVLKARRIPIVTWYAHPSLTWTLKLAHRLSDRMVASVETAYPYRKDKLVVVGQGIDTDLFSPDGTPLEEPPLILCVGRLSPVKDHPTLVRAAALLRERWGKPFRVVILGGPAGPQDELYIRSLQRMVEELDLQNIVCFHPPVPQSALPGWYRRCTVHVNLTPTGFGDKVAWEAMACGRPCVAANEGFRETMGEYARMLLFPYGNAEALAARLLWVLDLDACERDLIGAYLRERVLERHSLNGLAQKMIEILGSASEAKRSTHSEARR
- the pglA gene encoding N, N'-diacetylbacillosaminyl-diphospho-undecaprenol alpha-1,3-N-acetylgalactosaminyltransferase gives rise to the protein MPSCAPKVLLVANWDWVIYNFRLPLARALRAHGYEVVLVFPFGKFLERIRAEGFRCIPWSLDRGSLNPLQDGRALWQLVRIYQEERPHIVHHFTIKPNLYGSLAARWGSLNHRGSIRPTAINTFEGLGFMFSDHLKARLLRWGLIPFLRYALHRPNTWTVFLNEQDRAFFLRRGWVPAHRSTVIVSTGVDIQRFRPAGGGPVGKGSEGPLTVLMAGRLLWDKGVGEFVQAARILRQKGLRVRLRLIGSPDPGNPACVPEAQVRAWAREGLIEWLGHREDMPELLREAHVAVLPSYHEGVPRFLLEAAATGLPLVATDIEGCRAVVRPGENGFLVPVRDAQALAEAIERLAQDPALREQMGRASRAIAIQEFDEQKILAQWLTLYQQIRTEVGTS
- the pimB_3 gene encoding GDP-mannose-dependent alpha-(1-6)-phosphatidylinositol monomannoside mannosyltransferase — protein: MNVLHVINTLSAGGAELHLLTLCRYLKQAGVEVVVAYLKEGRGSRPLQCDFEAAGIPVFNLRGDGVRFVRPWLRLRRLLKQEKPDILHTHLPRADLLGFLACRSGFSGSWVCSVHGIYANHWRGRRALPLFGPVWRRADRIIAISKAVREWLVQGFGLPPEKVQVVYYGIELERWVSPAQDLRSAWGLEGRLLIGSVGRLEPVKGHDLLIRAMPAVVREFPQTTLLIAGHDPWSYGRVLERLVIQLGMDRHVRFLGFQSDIPSFLHSIDVFALASRSEGFGQVIIEAMAAGKPVVASKIAPLTEIIRHGETGLLVKPGDPNEFAEGVAWILKNPDQARQMGKRGQEVVASDFSAEKMANKITALYSELLNRLQ
- the pimB_4 gene encoding GDP-mannose-dependent alpha-(1-6)-phosphatidylinositol monomannoside mannosyltransferase — translated: MMKVAFLGGARYNQPLDATSAKKFKALASSGEMFVIGFSQDLRPRRFTQYARLYLLPKFPWPVLRYLSMFTAGPILALWLILRHGVQVLVAQSPYEGFAAAVAKVLARLFGRRTVLIVENHGDFEVSLFLQRRVRLPGVYRWLMRRTARFALRHADLLRAVSGATRQQLEAWAPGKPVVQFPTWTDIEAFLEAGCRNGLREPIVLYAGVLIPRKGLHHLVRAFAKVALGFPEARLEIVGREENREYAEELRGEVARLGLDGRVSFVGEIPQAELAERMRRACVFVLPTYSEGLPRVVFEAMAVGIPVIASAVSGIPEVIQDGITGFLVPPGDEEVLAERLRWVLEHPQEAEAMGHRAREFACKFFSPEAYLAGYRRLFEMAQEVLNS